The following coding sequences are from one Triticum aestivum cultivar Chinese Spring chromosome 5A, IWGSC CS RefSeq v2.1, whole genome shotgun sequence window:
- the LOC123102175 gene encoding single myb histone 5 translates to MGAPKQKWTAEEEAALKAGIGKHGAGKWRTILKDPEFSNILRYRSNVDLKDKWRNMNVTVNASGTRDKVRTTTTTTPTAKKPRSAPKQENHPTAITTITSDGDDDVIDVKPIIKPIVTFTTGSGNKSLSRLENIILEAVKTLNEPTGSYKTAVANYIEEQYWPPADFDHVLSAKLNELTSSGKLMKVNRKYRIAPSSSFLEGRSSKMLLLDDIKKEPTKVEKVERDGFTAHTKSQVDAELARMRNMSAEEAAAAAARAVAEADAIMAEAEAAMREAEAAEADAVAAQAFAEAAMLTLKNRSSAKLIIRG, encoded by the exons ATGGGGGCACCGAAGCAGAAGtggacggcggaggaggaggcggcgctcaAGGCCGGGATAGGCAAGCACGGGGCCGGGAAATGGCGCACCATACTCAAGGACCCCGAGTTCAGCAACATCCTGCGCTACCGCTCTAACGTTGACCTCAAG GACAAGTGGCGGAACATGAATGTCACGGTGAACGCGTCGGGCACTCGCGACAAAGtgaggacgacgaccacgacgaCACCCACGGCTAAGAAGCCGAGGTCTGCTCCGAAGCAGGAAAACCACCCGACGGCGATCACCACCATCACCTCCGACGGCGATGATGACGTCATCGACGTGAAGCCTATCATAAAGCCTATTGTGACGTTTACTACAGGTTCAGGGAATAAATCGCTATCCAG GCTAGAAAATATCATACTGGAGGCCGTGAAGACCTTGAATGAGCCTACAGGGTCATACAAAACAGCCGTTGCTAATTACATAGAG GAACAATACTGGCCACCTGCTGATTTTGATCATGTACTGTCTGCAAAACTGAATGAGTTGACATCATCtgggaaattgatgaag GTGAATCGGAAGTACAGGATAGCCCCTAGCTCGTCCTTTTTAGAAGGGCGAAGCTCCAAAATGCTGCTGCTTGATGATATAAAAAAGGAGCCAACCAAGGTAGAGAAGGTAGAGCGGGATGGCTTTACAGCCCACACCAAATCTCAGGTAGATGCTGAACTTGCACGGATGAGAAACATGAGCGCAGAAGAGGCTGCAGCTGCAGCAGCTCGTGCGGTTGCTGAGGCAGACGCTATCATGGCGGAAGCTGAAGCCGCAATGAGGGAAGCGGAGGCTGCAGAAGCTGATGCTGTAGCTGCACAAGCCTTTGCGGAAGCAGCAATGTTGACATTAAAAAACAGGAGTTCCGCAAAATTG ATCATTCGAGGTTGA
- the LOC123102177 gene encoding wall-associated receptor kinase 3-like, which produces MLVYEYAARGSLHDVLFGLRRIDIIPVHTRLGIAVGSAEGLAYMHSAVECTIRHGDVKSANILLDDKLIPKVSDFGTTRLLARGKSVKTERVVGDLNYIDLIYMEHGVVTQKSDVYSFGVVLIELITRRPAIHDDRRSYVASFVQVSLDKQARHFFYQAITSEGDIKLLEMVGEVAVECLKPNPEERLDMKQVEQCLFQIIGQSTQETNYQGDVSPAPDDIPLLKDCKNVVTTD; this is translated from the coding sequence ATGTTGGTCTACGAATATGCAGCGAGGGGGAGTCTACATGATGTTCTGTTTGGACTAAGGCGCATAGATATCATACCTGTGCATACGCGCCTCGGAATTGCTGTCGGGTCAGCCGAAGGCCTAGCATACATGCATTCAGCAGTGGAGTGTACGATACGCCATGGCGATGTTAAATCTGCCAATATTCTTCTAGATGATAAATTAATTCCAAAGGTTTCAGACTTTGGAACGACGAGGCTGCTCGCGAGGGGAAAATCTGTGAAGACCGAGCGCGTCGTTGGGGATCTAAATTACATAGATCTAATATACATGGAGCATGGAGTTGTTACACAGAAGAGCGACGTCTACAGCTTCGGGGTTGTTCTCATAGAACTGATCACAAGGAGGCCCGCCATACACGACGACCGAAGGAGCTATGTTGCGAGCTTTGTTCAAGTTTCTCTTGATAAACAAGCAAGGCACTTTTTTTATCAGGCTATTACAAGCGAGGGGGACATTAAGCTTCTGGAAATGGTCGGCGAGGTCGCCGTGGAGTGTCTTAAACCTAATCCAGAAGAACGCCTAGACATGAAACAAGTAGAACAATGCCTCTTCCAAATTATTGGACAGTCCACACAGGAGACAAACTACCAAGGAGATGTTAGTCCTGCACCGGATGATATTCCCTTGCTCAAGGATTGCAAGAATGTGGTAACCACAGACTAG
- the LOC123102178 gene encoding pentatricopeptide repeat-containing protein At4g21190 — translation MLSLWCWAPAFGIAFERAVVLRPRKFNSLVVCGARGPRPRYPRVWKTDKRIGTVSKSQKLVKCIKGLSNVKEEVYGALDSFVAWELEFPLIAVKKALKTLEDEKEWKRIIQVIKWMFNKGQGKTMGSYQTLLNALVEDGRIEEAEELFQKIFSRYMEGLPRIFFMKIISLYYRLGSYEKMFEVFADMEELGVRPDTSIVRMLGDVFMKLEMLDKYEKLNRKYPPPKFEYRYIKGKRIRIRVYPDDSTEEVTQRDSGRDEPEDAGSMNPDNELKEVPGTGLDMNVLGDAASGDLEFV, via the exons ATGCTTTCCCTGTGGTGTTGGGCGCCCGCATTCGGTATAGCATTCGAGAGAGCCGTCGTTCTGCGGCCGCGAAAGTTCAACTCTCTAGTG GTTTGCGGTGCCAGGGGTCCGAGGCCGAGATATCCTCGCGTGTGGAAAACTGATAAGAGAATCGGAACCGTGTCCAAGTCGCAGAAGCTTGTCAAATGT ATTAAGGGTTTGTCTAATGTAAAGGAGGAGGTTTATGGTGCTCTTGATTCATTTGTTGCATGGGAACTGGAGTTTCCCTTGATAGCGGTAAAGAAAGCACTGAAGACGCTTGAAGATGAGAAGGAATGGAAAAGAATAATTCAG GTTATCAAGTGGATGTTCAATAAAGGTCAAGGGAAGACCATGGGAAGCTATCAAACTTTATTAAATGCTTTAGTCGAGGATGGACGAATTGAGGAAGCAGAAGAGCTATTTCAAAAGATATTCTCGAGATACATGGAGGGTTTGCCCCGTatttttttcatgaaaataatCTCCTTGTATTACAGATTGGGGTCATACGAGAAGATGTTTGAG GTTTTTGCTGATATGGAAGAGCTGGGTGTTCGACCTGATACCTCGATTGTCAGGATGCTCGGTGATGTATTTATGAAGCTAGAGATGTTGGACAAATACGAAAAGTTAAATAGGAAATATCCACCGCCAAAATTTGAATACCGATACATCAAAGGCAAGCGCATAAGGATAAGGGTTTATCCAGACGATAGTACTGAAGAGGTAACACAGAGAGACTCTGGTAGAGATGAACCGGAAGATGCAGGAAGCATGAATCCTGACAATGAATTGAAAGAAGTGCCAGGAACAGGCCTGGACATGAATGTATTAGGCGATGCGGCTTCTGGAGACCTTGAATTTGTGTAG